The window TGAGGCATTTAGTCAGAAATCTTGATCGGGGCCGCTTTCTACCTCTTGTAATTACAGGACGCAACGGTCCGCAATATCAGGAGATTGCCGATGAAGCCTTATGGAAACACATCCCGGACCGTCATATAGACATCGTGGCGTGGCGTACAAAAGCCGAATCGGCACAATGGTTAAACAAAGTCCCACTACTTAGGTTTTGCGTTAATCAGCTAATCGCCAGAAGCGACGACTTATTTAATTTTTTACCGTTTTTTCTCCACTTGCTTTGGACTGCATGGCGGTTCAAAGCCGACCTAATCCATGCCAACAACGAGCCACTTTGTAACAGAGCAGCACTATTGGTAGCCAAAATTTTGCGCATCCCCAGTATTTGCCACGTCCGTGGTAACCCTGACGGACCGCATTCGGCGCGTTGGGCGTATACCTTGCCTGATCATTTCATATCGGTCTCTAGTTGGGTTGCAAGCAGCATGAAGCAACATTTAGGTATACCAGAAGAAAAAATAACCGTTGTGTATGATGGTATCGATCTGTGCAAACTAGATGTGCATAGCGAAGGCCGGTTATTCAGGGAACAGTTTAATATCCCGAAGGACGCCTTTACCGTTGGCTTAGTCGGCTTATTAATCCCATGGAAAGGACAGGAGTTGTTCATTAAAGCAGCAAAGATTTTACAATCCAAAATCCCAAAATTAAAAATGATTATCATAGGAGGCACTCCCAATGATTGCATTGAATATGAGCAGATGCTTAAAAGACAAGTGCTTACTGATAACTTAACTGATGTTTTAATATTTACCGGCCATATTGGAAAAATGGAAACAGCCTATAATGGATTGGATATTGTTGCATCTGCGTCAACGGAACCCGAACCCTTAGGAACAGTGGTAATAGAGTCAATGGCGATGGGACGTCCTTTAATAGGCCCAAATCATGGAGGCGCGGCGGAAATGCTCACTCATGATGAAAATGGCATATTATTTGAAGCCGGTAGTCCAACACAATTCGCTGATTCAGTACTAAGACTCTATAAACACCCCACATTCGCAAAAAACTTAGGTGGACATGCACAAAAAAAGGCTTTTGAAGTTTTCTCAGTAACCACTCATGCCAATAAAAT of the Methylomonas sp. MK1 genome contains:
- a CDS encoding glycosyltransferase family 4 protein, with translation MPTNNLPKRIIYVENGIGYGGAIICLRHLVRNLDRGRFLPLVITGRNGPQYQEIADEALWKHIPDRHIDIVAWRTKAESAQWLNKVPLLRFCVNQLIARSDDLFNFLPFFLHLLWTAWRFKADLIHANNEPLCNRAALLVAKILRIPSICHVRGNPDGPHSARWAYTLPDHFISVSSWVASSMKQHLGIPEEKITVVYDGIDLCKLDVHSEGRLFREQFNIPKDAFTVGLVGLLIPWKGQELFIKAAKILQSKIPKLKMIIIGGTPNDCIEYEQMLKRQVLTDNLTDVLIFTGHIGKMETAYNGLDIVASASTEPEPLGTVVIESMAMGRPLIGPNHGGAAEMLTHDENGILFEAGSPTQFADSVLRLYKHPTFAKNLGGHAQKKAFEVFSVTTHANKIQEIYTKYF